CTCGGAACACTCCTCGCCCGCCTGAAGCTTCACCGCTGCCGGGCGGTGGGACTCGCGCCCATCGTCCTGGGCCGGGTGTGGATCCACGGCGAGGGCGAGGTGGTGATCGGCAACCACGTGGTGCTCGATGGCCGCGTGGCGCCCATCGAGCTGCACGCGCAGCGCGGCGGCCGCATCGTGCTCGAGGACGACGTGGCCATCGAGGGGGGCAGCTCCCTGGAGGCGCAGTCGTGCATCACCGTGGGCGCGCACAGCCGACTGGGGACGTGGTGCAAGGTGATGGACAACCAGTACCACCCGCTGCGGGGCAATCGTCACGAGCGCCCCGCCTCGGTGCCGCTCACGATTGAAGAAGGCGTGATGGTGGGCAGCCGCTCCATCCTGTTGCCCGGGACCCACCTGCAGAAAGGCGCCCGGCTGGCACCCGGCACCGTTGTTTCTCGGCGCATTCCCTCGGGAGTCCGGGTGGGGGGGTCACCCGCCCGAGTGTTGCGCACGGAGGAGCCAGGATGAATGCGCCCACCTTCCCGCTGCACCCGGCGCTCGTGATGGCCCAACTGGCCGAGATGCGTGACCAGTTCCGCCCTCGCGCCGAGCGCGCCATGGGGATTCTTCGCGCGAAGTGGTTCCTGCGCGACTGTCAGGTGGACTGGGGCGTGGCCACCTACGGCCGCGTCGTGGTCGACAATCAGGGCGTGGTGGAGCTGGGTCAGCGATTGAGCTTCATGGGAGGCATGGTGCCCACGTCACTCACGTGTCACCCCGGCGCGCGGCTCGTGGTGGGGGCCAGCTCGCACTTCAACTACGGCGTGTCGCTGGAGGCCTGGGAGTCGGTGTCCATTGGCGAGCGGTGCATGTTCGCCTCGTTCGTGCGCATCTGCGATCGCGACGGCCAGCGCACCGCGCCCATCGTCATCGAGGATGACGTCTGGGTGGCGCATGGCGCCATCCTCATGCCGGGCGTGCGCATCGGCGCGCGCTCGGTGGTGTCCGCCGGCAGCATCGTGACGCATGACGTGCCGCCGGACATGTTGGCCATGGGCAATCCCGCGCGGACGATGAGCATGGACCTGGTCGCCCGCGGCACAGGCACCTGACGCCCCCTTCGCGGTGGGACTCAAGGAAACGCCCCGCCGCCGTCTTTCTCTCCTCGATCATCCCTTCACCGCACAAACGATAGGACCCTACCGTGAGCACACGCGACAGCATCCGGAGCTTCATCGTCGACACCTTCTTCGTGGATGAGTTCGGCGACGACGATTCGTTTCTTCGCAAGGGGCTCATCGACTCCACGGGCATGATGGAGCTGGTGGCCTTCGTGGAGTCGGAGTTCGGCATCAAGCTGGACGACAAGGAGCTGGTGCCGGAGAACCTGGACTCGCTCTCGCGCGTGGTGGCCTTCGTGGGCCGCAAGCAGGCGCTGGCGAAGGCGAGCTGACCCGTCATGTGCGGCATCGCGGGGTTCACCTACGCGGAGGGCGGCGCGGCCATGCGCGGCCCGAACGCGGCGCGGCTGCGCCAGATGACGGCCAGCCTCCGCCACCGGGGGCCGGACGCGCAGCGAGCGCGGCTCCTGGATGGGGTGGCGCTGGGACACACGCGGCTGTCCATCGTGGACCTCGCGTCGGGGCACCAGCCCATGCACGACGCGGCCACGGGCGTCACGCTTGTCTTCAACGGTGAAATCTTCAACCACGTGGAGCTGCGCGAGCAGCTCGCGTCGGGCTACGCGTTCCGCACGCGCTCGGACACGGAGGTCATCCTCGCGGCCTATCTGGCATGGGGCATGGACTGCGTGCGCCGCTTCGAGGGCCAGTGGGCCTTCGCGCTGTGGGATCCGCGCGACCGCACCCTGTGGATGTCGAGAGATCGGGTGGGCATCTGCCCGCTGTACTTCGCGCACCTGCCAGACGGACAGGTGGCCTTCGCGTCGGAGATGAAGGCCCTGTTCGCCAGCGGGCACGTGACGCCCAAGCTGGACGCGCGGGGCCTCAAGCAGACGTTCCAGCTCTGGGCTCCGGTGGCGCCGCGCACGTCGTTCGAGGGCGTGTCGCTCTTGCCCCCCGCGCACACGGCGCGCTGGCGAGACGGCACGCTGACGCTCCAGCGCTACTGGGACCTGGACTTCGGCGTGACGCCCGAGCCCGTGGAGGACGCGCCTCGGCTGCTGGAGGAACTGGACGAAGTGCTGGAGCGCGCGGTGCGGTTGCGCCTGCGCGCGGACGTGCCCGTGGCGGCGTACCTGTCGGGCGGATTGGACTCGAGCTTGCTGTGCGCGCTGGCGCAGCGACAGCTCGGAGGCACGCTGCGCACGTTCTCGGTGGGCTTCGCGCACGCGCGCTTCGACGAGCGCAGCCATCAAGCCGCGGTGGCCCAGGAGCTGCGCACCGAGCACCGCGTGGTGGAGATGCGGGACGGAGACATCGGCGGATTGGTGCCGGGCGTCATCTTCCACGCCGAGCAAGCGATGATGCGCTCCGCGCCCGCGCCCTTCCTCAGGCTGAGCGCCTGGGTGCGCGACAACGGCATCAAGGTCGTGCTCACCGGGGAGGGCTCGGATGAGATGTTCCTCGGCTACGACCTCTTCAAGGAGACGAAGGTCCGCCAGTTCTGGGCGCGCGCGCCGCAGTCGCGCTGGCGTCCGCTGCTCCTGCGCAAGCTCTACCCCACCCTGTCGGTGAGTCAGCAAGGCGTGGAGCTCTTGCGCGAGTTCTACGGTCAAGGGCTGGAGGAGCCGGGGGCGCTGGCCTTCTCGCACCTGGTGCGCTGGTCCAACAGCGGGCGCATCCAGCGCTTCCTCGCGCCGGAGTTCGCGGCCCGCGTGGCGGATGAGGATCCGGTGGCCTCGCTGCTGGAGACCGTGCCCGCGCACGTGGGCCAGTGGCGCCCGCTGGCGAGGGCGCAGTACCTGGAGGCCCGCACGCTCCTGTCCGGATACCTGCTGTCCGCGCAGGGCGACCGCATGCTCCTGGGCAACGCGGTGGAGGGACGCTTCCCGTTCCTGGACACCACGGTGATGGAGTTCGCCGCGCGCGTGCCCGAGCGCCTGCGCCTGCGCGGCCTGGACGAGAAGCACCTGCTCAAGCGCTATGCACGCGGCAAGGTGCCCGCGTCCATCCTGGAGCGGCAGAAGTTCCCCTACCGCGCGCCCATCGCGGGCGCATTGGTGGGCGCCGAGGCTCCCGCGTGGTGTCGCGAGCTGCTCGCGCCCGAGGCCGTGGCCGCCACCGGCGTGTTCGATGCGCGCAAGGTGGAGCGGCTCGTCGCCAAGCTCCGGGCGCCCAACGCGGCGGAGAGCGAGGCGGACACCATGGCCCTGTTCGCCGTGGCGTCCACGCAGCTCCTCGCCCACCACTTCCTGTCCCCGCTTCCGCCTCCGTCCGCGGACGTGGAGGCCGTGGCGCTGGAGGCCGCATGAGCACACCGGACACCGCGCCCGCCTGGGTCTGGGCTCACGCGGGCACCACGCCGGATGCCCCCGCGGTGGACTCGCCCTGGACTCGGCTGACGTACCGGGAGCTGGCCACGCGCATGCGGGCTCTGGCCGGACAGCTGCGCGGCGCGGGCGTGGGTCCCGGGGTGCGCGTGCTCATCGCGCTGCCGCTGGGCTGTGCGTCCGCGGTGGCCTCCTTGGCGGTGCAGGCGCTGGGCGCATGCGCGGTGGAGCTGGAGCGCACGACGAGCGGGAGCACGCTGGACACCATCGTCGCGCAGACAGGCGCGCGGCATGCGTTCTTCTTCGGCCAGGACGCGCGGCAGTGGGCGGGTCGCGCGCAGCTCACGCACCTGTGGGTGGTGCATCCGTCCGCGCCCCCGGAGCGGCTGCTCGGACTGCTGGGCAGCGCGGCGAGCGCGTGGGTTCAAGAGGACGGCGCGCTCGGCGCGGAGACACCCGAAGCGCCGCTCGAGGCCCTGCCTCCGGCGGCATCGGATACGGCCGCCGCCATCGTCTACACCTCGGGCAGCACGGGCACGCCTCGCGGTGTCGTGCAGACGTTCGGGAACATCGCGGCCAACACGCGCTCCATCGTGGAGTACCTGGGCCTGTCCGCGCGCGACCGCGCGATGCTCGTGCTCCCGCTGCACTATTGCTACGGCAAGAGCGTGCTCCAGACGCACCTGCTCGCGGGCGGCTCGGTGTTCCTGGATCCGCGCTTCATGTACCCGCAGGTGGTGTTGGACGCGATGGCCACCGAAGGTTGCACGGGCTTCGCGGGCGTGCCCCTCACCTTCGAGCTGCTGCGGCGGCAAGGCGCGCCCGAGGCCCTCGCGAGGCTGTCATTGCGATACCTCACCCAGGCCGGCGGAGGCATGTCGCCAGACACGGTGCGGTGGGTGCGTGAAGCGTTCCACCCCGCGAAGCTGTTCGTCATGTATGGCCAGACCGAGGCCACCGCGCGCCTGAGCTACCTGCCGCCCGAGCGCGCGCACGACAAGGCGGGCTCCATTGGCATCGCCATTCCGGGCGTGGAGCTGCGCGTGGTGAGCGAGGACGGGCTTCCTGTGCCCACCGGAGAGACTGGACATCTGGTCGCGCGCGGGGCCAACGTGACGCCGGGCTATCTCGGCGCCCCCGAGGACACGGCCGCCATCCTGCGCGAAGGCTGGCTGTGGACGGGGGACCTCGCGTGGCAGGACCCCGACGGCTTCTTCTTCCTGGTGGGCCGCGCGAAGGAGATCCTCAAGATTGGCGGACACCGCGTCAGCCCCGCGGAGCTGGAGCACGCCCTGGCCCGCCACCCCGCCGTGCAGGAAGTGGCGGTGGTGGGCGTGCCCGACGAGCTGGGCGGCGAGGCGGCCCTCGCGGCG
The sequence above is drawn from the Myxococcaceae bacterium JPH2 genome and encodes:
- the asnB gene encoding asparagine synthase (glutamine-hydrolyzing), encoding MCGIAGFTYAEGGAAMRGPNAARLRQMTASLRHRGPDAQRARLLDGVALGHTRLSIVDLASGHQPMHDAATGVTLVFNGEIFNHVELREQLASGYAFRTRSDTEVILAAYLAWGMDCVRRFEGQWAFALWDPRDRTLWMSRDRVGICPLYFAHLPDGQVAFASEMKALFASGHVTPKLDARGLKQTFQLWAPVAPRTSFEGVSLLPPAHTARWRDGTLTLQRYWDLDFGVTPEPVEDAPRLLEELDEVLERAVRLRLRADVPVAAYLSGGLDSSLLCALAQRQLGGTLRTFSVGFAHARFDERSHQAAVAQELRTEHRVVEMRDGDIGGLVPGVIFHAEQAMMRSAPAPFLRLSAWVRDNGIKVVLTGEGSDEMFLGYDLFKETKVRQFWARAPQSRWRPLLLRKLYPTLSVSQQGVELLREFYGQGLEEPGALAFSHLVRWSNSGRIQRFLAPEFAARVADEDPVASLLETVPAHVGQWRPLARAQYLEARTLLSGYLLSAQGDRMLLGNAVEGRFPFLDTTVMEFAARVPERLRLRGLDEKHLLKRYARGKVPASILERQKFPYRAPIAGALVGAEAPAWCRELLAPEAVAATGVFDARKVERLVAKLRAPNAAESEADTMALFAVASTQLLAHHFLSPLPPPSADVEAVALEAA
- a CDS encoding acyltransferase; this encodes MAQLAEMRDQFRPRAERAMGILRAKWFLRDCQVDWGVATYGRVVVDNQGVVELGQRLSFMGGMVPTSLTCHPGARLVVGASSHFNYGVSLEAWESVSIGERCMFASFVRICDRDGQRTAPIVIEDDVWVAHGAILMPGVRIGARSVVSAGSIVTHDVPPDMLAMGNPARTMSMDLVARGTGT
- a CDS encoding acyl--CoA ligase, which gives rise to MSTPDTAPAWVWAHAGTTPDAPAVDSPWTRLTYRELATRMRALAGQLRGAGVGPGVRVLIALPLGCASAVASLAVQALGACAVELERTTSGSTLDTIVAQTGARHAFFFGQDARQWAGRAQLTHLWVVHPSAPPERLLGLLGSAASAWVQEDGALGAETPEAPLEALPPAASDTAAAIVYTSGSTGTPRGVVQTFGNIAANTRSIVEYLGLSARDRAMLVLPLHYCYGKSVLQTHLLAGGSVFLDPRFMYPQVVLDAMATEGCTGFAGVPLTFELLRRQGAPEALARLSLRYLTQAGGGMSPDTVRWVREAFHPAKLFVMYGQTEATARLSYLPPERAHDKAGSIGIAIPGVELRVVSEDGLPVPTGETGHLVARGANVTPGYLGAPEDTAAILREGWLWTGDLAWQDPDGFFFLVGRAKEILKIGGHRVSPAELEHALARHPAVQEVAVVGVPDELGGEAALAAVVLRPEAAVKDDDLRRFCRESLPAHKVPRHVVFTDALPRGPNGKVLKAELRTRLTTPVSPPQPRSST
- a CDS encoding acetyltransferase; amino-acid sequence: MGTTLPLRRGLGTLLARLKLHRCRAVGLAPIVLGRVWIHGEGEVVIGNHVVLDGRVAPIELHAQRGGRIVLEDDVAIEGGSSLEAQSCITVGAHSRLGTWCKVMDNQYHPLRGNRHERPASVPLTIEEGVMVGSRSILLPGTHLQKGARLAPGTVVSRRIPSGVRVGGSPARVLRTEEPG
- a CDS encoding acyl carrier protein is translated as MSTRDSIRSFIVDTFFVDEFGDDDSFLRKGLIDSTGMMELVAFVESEFGIKLDDKELVPENLDSLSRVVAFVGRKQALAKAS